The Corynebacterium occultum sequence CTCAGCGGGCTCTCCCGGATAGACCGGGTCTGAGATGCTCTCGCTTATCGACGCCCGCGCCCGCGCCCGGCGTTTCCTGGACTCCCATGAACGGGAACTCCTCGCCGGGGAGTTCGCCGGCTTCGGCTTCCCGCTGCGTCCCCCGACCGCGGCCCAGGCCGCCGGGGACACTCCCGCCACCAGGGAGTTCATCCGGCAGTGGCAGGGTCACCCCTATGTGGAGACGGCGCTGCGCAACTGGTCTTCCGTCGGTTTCGGCCGTCAGGAGGTGCCGGTGAGGGTGCAGCTGGACACCATCTCTCAGCTCGTGGATTTCACCGGTTATGAAGCCGAATGGGCGTCCCTGGTGGAGCGGCGGGAGCTGCTGGTTTCGGTGGTCGGCTCCCTGGCCCCGGTGATTGTGGCCCTGCCGCTGTGGCGGAATGAATCCCTGGCAGATCTGCGATTGGCTGGGGAAGTGGTGGAATGGTTCGAAAATCATCCTTCCTCCGGGGTGCTGCCCCGCGCCGTGGCCGTGGAAGGCGTGCACGGCAAGTGGCTGGAGAACCACCGACCACTGGTGGAAAGTCTGCTGGCTGGTCGGCACGGCTGGGAGGGCAGGGCCGACCTTGGGCTGGCGGCGCCCCCCAGGAGGGTTCGCCTGCGCTTCCATGATTCGGATGCGCCTGCCGGGCTGGGGGACATGGAGATTCCCCTGGCGGACCTGGCTCACCTGAGTGCACCTGAGGCGGTGATCATGGTGGAGAACCTCGAATCCTTCCTGGCGCTGCCCACCTGGCCCGGGGTGGTTCTTGCCTGGGGTGCCGGCTACCGGGCCGTCGACACCGTGCAGGCACCTTTCTTCCGGGAGACACCCCTGTTCTACTGGGGTGACCTTGATGCCGACGGTTATGCGATCCTGGATGCCGTGCGCGCTCTGGTGCCTGAGACTCTCTCGGTCCTGATGGACGAGGCAACGGTGCAGCGTTGGAAACATCTCGGGGTGGAGGACCGCAGTTTCCAGCCCCGGATCTATGAGCGGCTTCTTGATGCCGAAAATGCTGGTCTGGATGCCCTGATCATGGGTGGGCACCTCCGCATCGAGCAGGAGCGGATCCGTTTCGATGTGGTGGTGGAGGCCTTTGAGACTGCGCTGGGCAGGGGATGACGGGAAAACTATGGGCGCTTATCGGTCCTGCTTAAGCACCTTCGGGAAGGGTTCCGCCTGATAGCGACGCAGCAGCTCATGCCCGTCCCTGCCGAAAATGGTGGGCACATCCGGGCCGTGGTTGATGCCGGATTCGCTGATGGCGGTGGTGGTGCCGTGGGAGAGCACATGTTCGCCGGGGGAGAGCTGGCGGATCGCCACACCCGCGATGCGGTCCGGGTGCTCTGCGAGGGCCTCACCGTAAATCAGGGGATCATGCTGCCCATCATCACCAACCAGGATCCACTGGATATCGGGGTATTCGATGATCAGGTTCCGCAGCTGCACCTTCTTGTGCTCCTGCCCGGAACGGAACATGCCGGTAGGTGTCGGACCCCAGTCAGTCAGCAACAGGGGACCGCTGGGAAGGCGGTGCTTGGCCAGGAAGAGTTCGAGGGTTTCGAAGGTGTTCCACGCTCCGGTGGAGAGGTAGAAGACCGGGGCCTGGGGGTGTTCCCTGAGCACCTCGGCATAGAACTCGGCCATGCCGGGGACGGGTTTGCGGCTGCTGGTGTGCCGCACCCAGGAGTTCCATGCGGCGAGCAGGGCACGGGGCAACCAGGTCACCATGACGGTGTCATCGATATCCGAGACCAGCCCGATCTTCGCTGAGGAATCCACGATCAGCACCCTGGCGCTGACGGTTTCAGCTCCTTCGGCACTGATGCTCACCTCATGCCAACCAGGTTTCAGACCATGGTCCTCGACCAGGACATCGATATAACCGTTGTCATCGGTCTTGGACTCCACCTGACGGTCCGCCACCTGGACACTGACCGGTAGATCACCCACCTGGGTGGTGAAGAACTGCCGCCAGCCACGTTGCGCCTCCTGGCTTAATTCCTGGAACTGCCCGATCTGGGAACGGTGGGTGGACTTCGGCAGGTGACCGGCCAGGGAAGCAGTGTCTGCTTCCGGGTCGGCCATGAGCACCCTGCCCAGCACCCTGACCCGGCGTTGGGAGCCGTATCCGGAGAAACCGGTGATCGCGGGAACCCAGCCGGCCTGTGCCTTACGCCTGGTTCCCGCCCGATTAATTCTGCCTTCGATCTTGCGCACAATATCTGAGATCGCCATGCCACCGACACTAGCGACTCAACCATCCCGCCGCGCCACGAAAGCTATGCCGGGTAGACCAGGGGTCGGGTGATCCGGATGGACACCGCCTCATCCACCCTTGGGCGGGGGCCACGGACCGCAGCCCGGAAACGGTGCCCCGATTCGGTCTCCACGGTGAGACTGAAGTACTCACCGGCGAACAGCACTGAGGCAACCCGGGCCGGCACTGCACCCGGGGTACCCGGTGGGAGCGTCTCGACGGCCGCGGGAAGCACCGCCAGCTGTACTACTCCCGTGGTGGTTCCCATATCGCCGATCAGCTCCACTTCTGCCTGGGACCAGCTCAAACCGAGTGCCGGGCAGGTGACACGGGCATCGTCAAGCGAGCCCTCCAGCACTGCGGCATCGGCGATGAAGGCGGCAACCTGGGCAGTTGCGGGACGTCGGGTCAGTTCTGCCGGTTCCGCGATCTGCTGCACTTCGCCAGCCATCAACACCACCACGCGATCCGCGATGGACAATGCCTCCGCACGGTCATGGGTGACATGCACCGTGGTCAACCCTTGCCGTCGGGTGAGTGAAACCAGCTCACGGCGCAGACTGTCCCGCAGGGGCTCATCCAGGGCGGAAAGAGCTTCATCCAGCAGCAGCACCCTGGGGTCAGCGATGATGGCCCGGGCCAGGGCGACACGCTGCTGTTGACCACCGGAGAGGCTGGCTGGTTTGCGGGAACCATAACCGCCGAGCCCCACCAGTTCCAGCGCCTCCCGCACCCTGCGCTCCCGCTCCGGACGAGCGACCTTAGCCTGCTTGAGCGGGTAGGCCACATTCGCGGCGACGGACATGTGCGGCCACACCGCATGCTGTTGGAAGACCATGCCCATCCGTCGCTTCTCCGGGGGCACCCTGGTGACATCACGACCCTGGATATGCAGAGAACCCGAACTGGGCTGCAGGAAACCGGCGATGGTGCGCAACAGTGTGGTTTTACCGGAACCCGAGGGGCCGATCAACGCCAGGAACTCCTCCTCCGCCACCTCCAGGTTGACCCGGGAAAGGCCGGTGGTGCCATCCGGGAAGACAACCGTGAGATCTTGAATATCAATTGCCGCCATAAATTTACATCCTTTCGGCAATGTTTCGGGGGCGCGTCGGCGTCGCGGTGCCAGACACCCCACGCACCGTCAACGCGAGAGCGATAATACCGACAGCTGCAAAGAGCAGGGACAATGCCGATGCCTGGTTATAGTCGCCGGCCTGCTGCAGGTTGAACACCTGGACCCCCAGGGTGGTGGTGCCGGGTGCTATCAACAGCACTGAAACCGTCAGCTCCCGCACGGCGGTGACTGCCACCAGCACTGCCCCGGAGATTGCGGCGGGAACCGCCATTGCACCGGTGGTGTCCAGCAGGGAACGAACCTTCCCGGCGCCACTGATCCGGGCCGCCTCCTCCACCGCCAGAGGAGTCTGTCGCAGCGGAGCCCGCACCGCCTGGAGCACCAAGGCAGTGAAAGCGCAGACGTAGGCACCCAGAATCACCCAGATGGTGTTGTAGGTACCGGTGTAGCGACCCAGAATCAACCACCCCACACCGATGATCAGCCCCGGCAATGCAGTGGGGAGCAACACCACCAGAGTCATCGGTGTGTTCCAGCGTGAAGTGGTCCGGGTGACCAGCAAACCCACCAGCCAGCCCAACACGCCACAGATCAGTGCGGCCATGAGCGCCAGGAAAAGCGAGTTGCTCAACCCGTCGATGGTGCGCGGATTGCTCAACACCTTTTCGAAATTACCCAGACTGATGTTTTCCAAGGTGAAGGGAACACCCGGGGCGGGGAGCAACGCACGGTAAGCCAGACCCAGAATCGGCAGGAGGGTGATCCCCAGCCCCAACACCCAGGCCAAGGCGGTGATCGGACCCCGTGCCAGACCCAGACGGAAACGCAGGGCGTTGCCGGTGTGCTGCAGCTTCGAGCCCGCATAGAGCGAGACCGCATGGTCCGCGACTACCGCAGCAACACCCAGCAGCAGCAGCAGGACACCCACCGTGGAGGTCACCTGCAGTGGATTCGGGATGGTGCCGGAATTCATGAAGCGGTAGATCATCGTCGCCAGTGTCTCGAAGCGCGCGGGGGAGCCCAGCAGGGCCGGGATACCGAAGTCTGCGAGGTTGGCCACCGCGGTCAGGGTGAAGGAGCTCAACAGTGCCGGGCGCAGCAGCGGCAGGGTGACGGTGCGCAACACCGTGAGAGTGTCGGCACCGGCGACCCGGGCAGCCTGCTCCAGGTCTGCCGGGATGGAGCGCAGCGCCGCAGCCACGATCACGTAGACGATGGGGTAGGAGTGCAGGGTCATCAGCGCCGTGACCCCGTCTGCGCCGTAGACATTCCAGATCTCGGTGCCGAAGAAGCGGTTCAGCCCCTGGTTGGGTCCGAAGAGCTGCAGCCAGGCGATCGCCCCGACGAAGGGCGGGATCAACAGGGGGGAGAGCAGGAAGAGTCTTAGTACACCTGTGCCACGGGCATCGGTGCGGTCCAACAGCAGAGCGATGAGTGTCCCGATCACCACCGCCCCCACCGCGGAGAGGAAAGTGGTGTACACCGAGTTCCACACCGTGGTCCCCAGGTCCTCCTCAAGCAACACCGGAATCTGGTTGGCACCCAGAGCGAGGGAGATCACCAGGGAGAGTGGGGTGAGGAACAGTCCAATGACGATGAGCCACACCCCGATCCGGAGTGTGGCCAAAGAGGAAATTAACCGCATGTGTTAATTCATTGCGTTCTGGAAGAGCTCTACAGCGGCATCCTTGTCATCGGTGACAACCTGCAGGTCCGGGGTCATCAGGGCAATGTCAGCGAGTGCCGGTGCACCCGCGGGGGTGCCCACATCCTCACGTACCGGCAGGTAGTTCTGCTCCACGGCGATCTGCTGTGCCTCCTCGGAGAGCAGGAAGTTGATGTAGAGCTCAGCTGCCTCCTTATTCTCGGAGGCCTCGAAGACACCGGCTGGCTCAGTGATGAAGGGGACACCATCGCTGGGGTACAGCAGGTCGATCGGGGAACCCTCGGCAGCCAGATCGCGAACGAGGTAGTCCACGACAATGCCGATCGGGTGGCCGCCACCGGCGATCTCCTGGGAGGTCGGGCCATTGGAGGCGGCGATCATCGGCGCATTCTCACCCAGGGCGTTGATCCACTCCTCGCCAAGGTTCTCATCGTTCTTCCACACCGAGGCGTTGAAGGCAGCGGCACCGGAGACCGCCGGATCCGGCATGACCAGCTGACCGGCATATTTCGGGTCAGTCAGATCGGCCCAGGACTGCGGCAGCTCAGACTCCTTCACCAGCTCGGAGTTATAGGCGATCACGGTCGGGATGATGCGCGTGCCGACGTAGTAACCATCCTCATCCACGGCCTCCTCGATCAGGTCTGCGGTGTCGATGTCCTGCAGCTGGGCCAGGTCACCCTCGGCGGCATAGGTTTCAAAGGTGGGGGAATCCGCAGCCCAGAGCACATCCGCCTCAATATCACCGGATTCCTTCTCGGCGGCGATACGGGCGTTCAGATCACCGGTACCGGCCCGGTACACCTCGACCTCGATCTCGGGGTGGGCGGCCATGAAAGCGGCATTGATTTCATCGACCTTGGCCTCCGGCTCGGAGGTGTAGACGGTCAGGATGGTCTTCTCCCCATCCGCTGTGGCAGTGGTGGCTGCAGCATCTTCAGATTCGCTCGGCTCAGCGCAGGCGCTCAGGACCGCGGCGGAGGTAGCGAGGGCTGCAAGGGATAGCAGTGCCCGCTTGGACAGACGCAGGGAGGGAGACAACATGGTTTTAGCCTCTCGATTAAAGAATGTTCTATACGTGGAAATAATATGGTGACATGAAACAGCTGATCCCGCAGCTCAAGCTGAACATTTTTCAGTATCTGCTCAGGATTTCAGTTTCAGGAAGTGCGGAGCCGGATGCGGAGTGACGCTGCTTGGAGGTGAGGGAATTTTCCTCCCCCTTCAGTCGTTGCACCCACACCGGGGTCATTCAGGTTCGGTGGCCGGGCGGTCGGTTAAACAGGCCGATGGTGTTGGCTGCTCCCCCAGCAGGAAGCTGGCAGAACTGCCCCGGGAAACCGCGATCAGAAGGAGATTTCTCCCCATGACAGATTCTTTGAGTACCCAGATCGAATTGGCCAGCCGCCCCCAGGGCATGCCGGAGCTGAAGAACTTCCGCACCGTGCAGATCGAACTTCCTGACCTCCTCGAAGGCGAGGTACGGGTCCGAAATGAGTACATCTCAGTGGACCCCTATATGCGAGGACGGATGTCAGGGGCCAAGAGCTACATTCCGCCTTTTGAGCTCGGCGAGACCATGGGCGGGGGCGCGGTGGGAACCGTCATTGAATCCCGTGCCGCGGAACTACCGGTGGGCACCCTGGTCAGCAGTGCCCATGGCTGGCGGGACATCGCCCAGGGCCAGGCAGCGGAATTCAGTCCCCGCCCAGCCCTGGAGGGTGTCTCACCATCCCTCTACCTGGGTCTACTCGGCATGCCCGGTTTGACCGCCTATGTGGGCCTGCGGGGAATCGCGGAGCTCCGGGAGGGTGATGTCCTCTTCGTTTCCGGTGCTGCCGGAGCGGTGGGTTCCGCGGTAGGGCAGTTCGCCAGACTGATGGGGGCTTCCCGGGTGATCGGATCCGCGGGCAGTGAGGAAAAAACCGAACTGTTGAAGCAGAAGTACGGCTTTGACACCGTGATCAACTACAAGAAGGGGCCGATCCGCCAGCAGCTCACCCATGCCGCCTCGGAGGGGATAGACGTGTACTTCGACAATGTCGGCGGGGATCACCTGGAGGCGGCACTTGATGTGCTCAAACCTCATGGCCGGGTCGCGCTCTGTGGTGCGATCAGTCAGTACAACAATGAAAAGCCGGAACCGGGGCCCGACAATCTGGGGCAGATCGTGATGAAGAAGCTGAAGCTGCAGGGCTTCATCGTCGGTGACCACCTGGAGTACCGCGAGGAGTTTGAGACAGTGGTCGGGGAGTGGTTCCGCCAGGGCCGGATCTCCTATGACGAGACCGTCGTGGAG is a genomic window containing:
- a CDS encoding ABC transporter substrate-binding protein, whose amino-acid sequence is MLSPSLRLSKRALLSLAALATSAAVLSACAEPSESEDAAATTATADGEKTILTVYTSEPEAKVDEINAAFMAAHPEIEVEVYRAGTGDLNARIAAEKESGDIEADVLWAADSPTFETYAAEGDLAQLQDIDTADLIEEAVDEDGYYVGTRIIPTVIAYNSELVKESELPQSWADLTDPKYAGQLVMPDPAVSGAAAFNASVWKNDENLGEEWINALGENAPMIAASNGPTSQEIAGGGHPIGIVVDYLVRDLAAEGSPIDLLYPSDGVPFITEPAGVFEASENKEAAELYINFLLSEEAQQIAVEQNYLPVREDVGTPAGAPALADIALMTPDLQVVTDDKDAAVELFQNAMN
- a CDS encoding App1 family protein; the encoded protein is MAISDIVRKIEGRINRAGTRRKAQAGWVPAITGFSGYGSQRRVRVLGRVLMADPEADTASLAGHLPKSTHRSQIGQFQELSQEAQRGWRQFFTTQVGDLPVSVQVADRQVESKTDDNGYIDVLVEDHGLKPGWHEVSISAEGAETVSARVLIVDSSAKIGLVSDIDDTVMVTWLPRALLAAWNSWVRHTSSRKPVPGMAEFYAEVLREHPQAPVFYLSTGAWNTFETLELFLAKHRLPSGPLLLTDWGPTPTGMFRSGQEHKKVQLRNLIIEYPDIQWILVGDDGQHDPLIYGEALAEHPDRIAGVAIRQLSPGEHVLSHGTTTAISESGINHGPDVPTIFGRDGHELLRRYQAEPFPKVLKQDR
- a CDS encoding ABC transporter ATP-binding protein, whose translation is MAAIDIQDLTVVFPDGTTGLSRVNLEVAEEEFLALIGPSGSGKTTLLRTIAGFLQPSSGSLHIQGRDVTRVPPEKRRMGMVFQQHAVWPHMSVAANVAYPLKQAKVARPERERRVREALELVGLGGYGSRKPASLSGGQQQRVALARAIIADPRVLLLDEALSALDEPLRDSLRRELVSLTRRQGLTTVHVTHDRAEALSIADRVVVLMAGEVQQIAEPAELTRRPATAQVAAFIADAAVLEGSLDDARVTCPALGLSWSQAEVELIGDMGTTTGVVQLAVLPAAVETLPPGTPGAVPARVASVLFAGEYFSLTVETESGHRFRAAVRGPRPRVDEAVSIRITRPLVYPA
- a CDS encoding ABC transporter permease, which gives rise to MRLISSLATLRIGVWLIVIGLFLTPLSLVISLALGANQIPVLLEEDLGTTVWNSVYTTFLSAVGAVVIGTLIALLLDRTDARGTGVLRLFLLSPLLIPPFVGAIAWLQLFGPNQGLNRFFGTEIWNVYGADGVTALMTLHSYPIVYVIVAAALRSIPADLEQAARVAGADTLTVLRTVTLPLLRPALLSSFTLTAVANLADFGIPALLGSPARFETLATMIYRFMNSGTIPNPLQVTSTVGVLLLLLGVAAVVADHAVSLYAGSKLQHTGNALRFRLGLARGPITALAWVLGLGITLLPILGLAYRALLPAPGVPFTLENISLGNFEKVLSNPRTIDGLSNSLFLALMAALICGVLGWLVGLLVTRTTSRWNTPMTLVVLLPTALPGLIIGVGWLILGRYTGTYNTIWVILGAYVCAFTALVLQAVRAPLRQTPLAVEEAARISGAGKVRSLLDTTGAMAVPAAISGAVLVAVTAVRELTVSVLLIAPGTTTLGVQVFNLQQAGDYNQASALSLLFAAVGIIALALTVRGVSGTATPTRPRNIAERM
- a CDS encoding NADP-dependent oxidoreductase, with amino-acid sequence MTDSLSTQIELASRPQGMPELKNFRTVQIELPDLLEGEVRVRNEYISVDPYMRGRMSGAKSYIPPFELGETMGGGAVGTVIESRAAELPVGTLVSSAHGWRDIAQGQAAEFSPRPALEGVSPSLYLGLLGMPGLTAYVGLRGIAELREGDVLFVSGAAGAVGSAVGQFARLMGASRVIGSAGSEEKTELLKQKYGFDTVINYKKGPIRQQLTHAASEGIDVYFDNVGGDHLEAALDVLKPHGRVALCGAISQYNNEKPEPGPDNLGQIVMKKLKLQGFIVGDHLEYREEFETVVGEWFRQGRISYDETVVEGIEEAPRAFIELLQGGNIGKMVVKV
- a CDS encoding Wadjet anti-phage system protein JetD domain-containing protein, with the translated sequence MLSLIDARARARRFLDSHERELLAGEFAGFGFPLRPPTAAQAAGDTPATREFIRQWQGHPYVETALRNWSSVGFGRQEVPVRVQLDTISQLVDFTGYEAEWASLVERRELLVSVVGSLAPVIVALPLWRNESLADLRLAGEVVEWFENHPSSGVLPRAVAVEGVHGKWLENHRPLVESLLAGRHGWEGRADLGLAAPPRRVRLRFHDSDAPAGLGDMEIPLADLAHLSAPEAVIMVENLESFLALPTWPGVVLAWGAGYRAVDTVQAPFFRETPLFYWGDLDADGYAILDAVRALVPETLSVLMDEATVQRWKHLGVEDRSFQPRIYERLLDAENAGLDALIMGGHLRIEQERIRFDVVVEAFETALGRG